GGGAGATGGTGTTGAATTGGGAGATGGAACCGTTCTTGAAAACTGCATTGTTGGGGAAAGGAGCAGGATAGGGAGGAGGTGTAAGCTCAAGGATACCGTTATTTGGGAGGAATCAACGTTAGGTGACGACGTTAGTATGAGAAACTGTGTAGTCTGTGACAGGGTAGATGTAGGAAGTAGAGTATCTGCCCTAAAGGGAGCTATTATCGCCGAGAAAGTTAAGATTGAGGATGATGTAAGAATTGAGAAGGACGTTGTTATATGGCCTGAAAAGTTTGTTGAAAGTGGTTCAATTGTCAGCTCCAACCTGGTTTGGGGGGAAAAATGGAAACGTTCAATATTCGAAGGTGGAGAAATCTCTGGAAGGACTAACGTTGAGCTTTCCCCAGAACTTGCAGCCAAGTTAGGAGCGGCCTTAGGAACAACTCTTCCTGAGGGAAGTTTTGTCATAATGAGCCGTGATTACCACAGAGCCTCAAGAATGATAAAGAGGGCCTTCCTTTCCGGTCTTCTCTCAACAGGAGTAAACGTTATCGACATGAAAAAGTTCCCGAAGCCCGCCATGGGGTACGTTTTGAAGAATAACGGTGCCATCTCCGGAATCCACTTTGAGGCCTCCTCATCGGTTCCTGGACACAACGACATTATTTTCCTTGACGAATTTGGTATCAGAATAGATACGGCGAAGGAGAAGGCCATAGAGAGAATCTTTTTTAGGGAAAAGTTTAGAAAGGTTGGGCCTTCTGAAGTGGGAATTATAAAGGAGGAACTCTACGGAGTTGAGGAGTACGTAAAGGGAATTAAGGAGAGAATAGACGACAAAATAAAACAGCCAAGGTTTAACATCGTTGTCGACCTGATGAACGGAATTTTCTCCGATGTTTACCCGGAGCTCCTTGCCCACTTCAAGGTAAACAGCATCGTTCTAAACTCCTACGAGTCCGAAGAAAAACTTATGCAGTATCCAACGGTTAAATCAAAGTCCTTAAGGGACGTTCCCAAAATAGTTAAGTCGACCAGCTCGGACGTCGGATTTATAATTCACCCCGGAGGGGAAAGGTTAGCAGTTGTCTCCGACAGTGGAGAAGTTATCGGCAATCACCTACTATTACTTCTCTTCTTGAAAACGATTGACGACGCACTGGACAAAAGGGTTAAGGCGTACGTTCCCGTAAGCTGTCCCTCTGTTATAGATGAATCCCTTAAGAAGGTTAACATTGAAAGGGGGAAATTCAGAGGAATCTCCCAAAGGCTTTTGAAGGAGTACTTTTTCATCGGGGATTTGGAGGGGAAGTTTATCTTTCCGGAGTTCTCCTTCTCCCCCGATGCAGTCTATTCGAGTATAAAGTTCTTAGAGCTCCTCTCCTTCTCCGGCAAGAGAATTTCTGAGATACTCTCTGAGATTCCAGAGTTCTTCTTTACCCACGTAATTATTAACTGTCCTCTATCTAAGAAGGCAAGATTAATGAGGAAGCTGTCAGAGGAAGCCTTGGAAAGGAGGGCCTCTTTCATAGATGGAGTCAAAATTTTCTTTGACGGGGATTGGATTCTCTTCATCCCCGACCAGTTTACGGATAAGCTCCACATCTTTGTCCAATCGGTAAATGAGGAGAGGGGAAGGGAGCTCCTTGAAAGTTACAGGGAGCTTGTATCAAACTGGATAGAGGGGAAAGAGTGAAACTAATATTTCTCTGGCATATGCACCAGCCCGTTTATAGAAACGGTCTTACGGGGGAGTACGAACTTCCCTACGTTTTCCTTCACTCAATCAAGGACTACTACGATATGCCCTACCACGTGAGCAGGTTTAAAAACGTGAAGGTAGCTTTCAACCTCACCCCCTCCTTGGTTTCTCAGATTGAGGAGTATGCATCGGGAAGGGCAAACTGTAAGTTTTTAAGACTTATGAAGAAAAGCGTAAAGGAACTTACTTTAAGTGAGAAGGATTACCTAATTAAAGTCATTTTCTCGTCATCCCCCAAACTCTTTGAGGAGTTTGAACTTCTAAACAAGCTCTACTTTGCATACCAGAGTGATAGGAGGGAACTTTGCAGGAACCTCTCAAATCAGGATTTCTTAAACCTTGAGGTTCTCTTCCTCCTTTCGTGGTGTGGAAACTACTTGAAGAGGGAGAATGAAACCGTCAGGAAGCTGAGGGAGGAGATTTCTGCATACACTGAGGAGGATAAAACAAGACTGATAGAGGAATTGCTGAATCACGTTGGGAAAATCGTTCCCCTCTACAGGGAATTAACGTCATTAGGTCAGATTGAAGTTACAACCTCTCCGTTCTACCACCCTGTCCTTCCACTTTTAATCGATATGAAGGTGGCCAGGGAATCAACTCCAGACGTTAAACTTCCAGCAGTTCAAACTCCCTTTAAGGACGATGCAGTTAAACAGGTAGAGAGAGCTCTCTCCTTTCACAGGAAAAGGTTTGGAGAAGTTGGTGGAGTTTGGCTTCCAGAGGGAGGAATAAGTGAGGAAGCAGTCTCCTTACTTTCAAATTTCGGGGTAGAGTGGACAGCCTCTGATGAGGAAATCCTGTTTAACTCCCTTCAGGAAAAAACGGGAACGAGGGAGCCACTCTACAGGGTTTACAAATTCAAAAGAGTAAAAGTTCTGTTTAGGGATAAGGAACTGAGCGATTTAATAGGATTTACCTACAAGAACTGGAAGAGCGATGATGCAGCTAAGGACTTTATTGAAAGGTTAAAGGATATCAACAGGAAGTATGAGAATCCCGTCGTTTCGGTGATACTTGACGGGGAAAACTGCTGGGAGTTTTACGAAAACAACGGTTTTGAATTTAGGGAAAAGCTCTACAGGGAGATTTCAGAATCTAAATGGATTGAAACGGTTAAACCTTCTGAAGTTGAGCACACGGAAGTTCTAAACAGAATTTTCCCGGGGAGCTGGATTGGGGGAAACTTTTTAACCTGGGTTGGAGATGACGAAAAGAACAGGGCATGGGAGCTCCTCTCGTTGACTAAGCTCCAGTTTAAAAGGGGTGAACCTAAAAGTGAAAGTGCTGAGGAGTACATACTAATTTCTGAGGGAAGCGACTGGTTCTGGTGGTTCGGAAGGGGACACTATACTCCATTCTCCCTGCAGTTTGATAGGCTCTTTAGAAGTAACCTCATTGAGGTTTACAGAATACTGGGAAAGGACATTCCCGATGAGCTTCTACATCCGATAAAAACCTCTAAAGAACTGCCGTCAACTCCTCCAAAGGGCTATCTCCACGTTGAGCTTGATGGAGAGGTGAGTAACTACTTTGAGTGGTTGAACGCCGGGGAGATTGACCTTTTAGAACTATCGACGATGGACTCATCATCGTTCGTAATGAGAAAGGCCTACTACGGCTGTGATGAGGAGAAAAACCTCTTCATCAGAGTTGACGGGAATTGGGAGAGGGTCAAGGGAGGTAATTTAAAGTTGACAGTTGAATTTTCAGGTGAGGGAAAGGAGGAAGTAGAATTTAACCTTAGTGAGAACCCCTCGAAGGGTAAGAACTGCAGTGAAGCCCGTGCAGTTCTTGGAAAATTGGTTGAAATTCTAATTCCCAATAAGTGCTTACCGGAGGCTGTGAATGGTAAGTTGAAGCTTATTCTCAAGCTCTACATGAATGGGAAGCTGTTGGAGACTGCTCCACAGTTCACACCGGCCGTCCTTGACGTTGGAAAGGACTTTAACCTTGATTGGATAGTTTAAAATGGCAAGATTGGTCTTCGGAATTCACAACCACCAACCGGTTGACAACTTTAAAAGCATTGTTGAGGAAGCGGTAACAAAGTCTTACAGACCGTTCATTGAGAGAGTTTATCCCTTCAAATCCTTCAAATTTTCGGTTCACTTTAGTGGTTGGCTCTTAGAGTACATCTCAAAAAACCACGGGGATTTGATAGAGCTCCTCCAATCAATGGTTAAGGAAGGGAGAGTTGAGTTCTTCACCGGAGGATACTACGAGCCGATTCTGGTCTCCATTCCCTCAAGGTGGAGGAAGTACCAGATTGAAAAACTAAACGGCCTTTTGGGAGAGCTCTTCGAGGTTGTCCCTAAGGGACTCTGGCTTACCGAAAGGGTTTGGGACGATTCTGTAATCTGTGACATTGTTGAATGTGGAGTTGACTACGTCGTTGTTGATGACTACCACTTCATCTGTTCGGGGTTCGATAGGAAGCAGTTGGGAGGATACTTCTTAACTGAGAGTGAAGGGAGGATTTTAAAGGTCTTTCCAATAGATAGGGAGCTCCGGTATCTGATTCCCTTTAAGCCCGTTGAAAGGGCTGTAGAATACCTAAAGTCAAACTGGGGAACGAGGGTTCTCTTTGACGATGGGGAAAAGTTCGGAGTCTGGCCGGGAACCTACAACTGGGTTTACAAGAGTGGCTGGTTAGAGAGTTTCTTAGGTAAAGTAGAAAATGGTGAAATAGAGACTTTTCTCTTTTCCGAGGTAGTCTCTTCAGAAAAACCCCTTGGGATAGCTTATCTTCCTACAACTTCCTACTACGAAATGGGGGAGTGGGCACTTCCTCCCAAGAGATTTAAAGAGTTAAAGGAGGCAGAAGAAATCCTAAAGAGAAGCGGAATAGAAGGTTACGTTGAAAAGTTTCTGAGGGGAAGTATCTGGAAGAACTTCTTTGTTAAGTATCCAGAGAGCAACTACATGCACAAGAGGATGTTAAATCTGTCGTTTGAGGAGGGAAGTGAGGAATTTAAGGAGAACCTTTCTAAGTCCCAGTGCAACGATGTATTCTGGCACGGAATTTTCGGTGGAATCTACCTTCCGAACTTGAGGGATAACTTCTGGAGATTTCTCCTCTCTGCCCAGAGGGAAGTTAATAGGATAAGAACTTACTTGGAGGATTTAAACTTAGATGGCTACGAAGAGGGAGTTCTATCCTCAGGGGAAATCTTTGCCGTCGTTTCTCCAAAGGATGGGGGAGCTCTTTTTGAACTCTCCCTTCTTAACGAGGAATTTAACTATCAGAACGTAATTTCAAGACACAGGGAGGGATACCACTATCTGCTTGAAAGAAGGACAGAGGAGAAGAGCGAGGGAATTCTGACAATTCACGAGAGAATTCCGAATCTAACAGAGGAGGAGAGAAGAAGGCTCTCCTTCGACTGGCATTTAAGGGGTTCTTTTATTTCTCACTTTACAACTCATTTAAGCTTTGAGGAGTTTAAAAGGGAAACTTTTCGGGAAGTTTCCGACTTTGTAAACCAGCCATTTGAGACAGTTTTGAGCGATGGAGGGATAATTCTATTTAGAAGAGGGGGTGTGTACTTAGGTAGAAAATTCAGCTCTGAGCTTAGAAAAACTTACAAACTAAAGGGAAGAAAACTACTGTTCTCAGAGAGATTTAAAACTGAGTACCCTGAGGAGATTTTTCACATTCTTGAGTTTAACTTTCACTTTTTAAATCCAGAGGGATTTGAACTACAGAAAGTAGAAAACAGTTTGGAAATTTTGGATAAAGGACTCAGTAAAAGGGTTCTAATATCGGCGTCTCTTCCCTTTGAAATTCTCCATTATCCTGTGGAGACTGTAAGTCAGAGCGAAAAGGGAGTTGACTTCACAGTTCAAGGGCACTGCTTTGGATTCTGTTTTAAAGTTAAAAGGACCTTTAGTCTTGAAGTAAACTTAGAGGTAAAGGATGTCTGAGATAAGGTACGATTACCTAACCGATAACTGGGTAGTAATTGCCCCTGAAAGGGAGAGGAGGCCTCACGATTACCCGATTCACGTCTACCCGACAAAGAGTACCCCTTCAAAGTGTCCGTTTGAGCCGGGAAAGGAGTACTTAACTCCCCATGAAATATTTGCCATAAGAGAGCCGGGAACTTCCCCCGATACTCCAGGCTGGAGGGTTAGAGTTGTTCCCAACAAGTACCCTGCCTTGAGGATAGAAAATCAGCCTGAAAGAAAAAGAAGGGGAATCTACGATGTAATCGGGGGATTTGGAGCCCATGAGGTTGTGATTGATACTCCCGACCACTTCAAACACCTCCACAACTTTTCAATTGAGGAGATGAAGGAGCTCCTCTTTGTTTACAGGGAGAGAATGAAGAGTTTGTACGGGGATAAGAGAATACATTACGTTCTGGTCTTCAAGAACTACGGAAGGGAGGCCGGAGCTTCACTCATCCACTCCCATTCACAGATAATTGCAACTCCATCAATTCCCAAAAATGTTGATGATGAAGTTTCCCAGCTCAGGAAGTTTTTCAGGGAGAGGGGGCGCTGTTACCTGTGCGACGAGATAGATTACGAGCTCAACGATACAAAGAGAATCGTTTATGAGAATGAGAAGTTCGTTGCTTACTGTCCCT
The Balnearium lithotrophicum DNA segment above includes these coding regions:
- a CDS encoding sugar phosphate nucleotidyltransferase, with amino-acid sequence MKAVVMAGGFGTRIQPLTNSRPKPMLPVVNVPMMEHIMKDLVSLGIEDIVVLLYYKPEVIKNYFGNGERIGARITYVLPEADFGTAGAVKKAQKYLDETFIVVSGDVITDFDLREIVGFHEFKNSKLTITLTSVSNPLQFGIVIKDKDGKILKFLEKPSWGEVFSDTINTGIYVIEPEVLDYIPENVPFDFSKDLFPLLMEKGITLYGFESEGYWKDVGNPDAYREVNSDILNGNVKLQIPGKAVKYPEGILFLQGDVKVPESVRIKGTVVLGDGVELGDGTVLENCIVGERSRIGRRCKLKDTVIWEESTLGDDVSMRNCVVCDRVDVGSRVSALKGAIIAEKVKIEDDVRIEKDVVIWPEKFVESGSIVSSNLVWGEKWKRSIFEGGEISGRTNVELSPELAAKLGAALGTTLPEGSFVIMSRDYHRASRMIKRAFLSGLLSTGVNVIDMKKFPKPAMGYVLKNNGAISGIHFEASSSVPGHNDIIFLDEFGIRIDTAKEKAIERIFFREKFRKVGPSEVGIIKEELYGVEEYVKGIKERIDDKIKQPRFNIVVDLMNGIFSDVYPELLAHFKVNSIVLNSYESEEKLMQYPTVKSKSLRDVPKIVKSTSSDVGFIIHPGGERLAVVSDSGEVIGNHLLLLLFLKTIDDALDKRVKAYVPVSCPSVIDESLKKVNIERGKFRGISQRLLKEYFFIGDLEGKFIFPEFSFSPDAVYSSIKFLELLSFSGKRISEILSEIPEFFFTHVIINCPLSKKARLMRKLSEEALERRASFIDGVKIFFDGDWILFIPDQFTDKLHIFVQSVNEERGRELLESYRELVSNWIEGKE
- a CDS encoding alpha-amylase/4-alpha-glucanotransferase domain-containing protein yields the protein MARLVFGIHNHQPVDNFKSIVEEAVTKSYRPFIERVYPFKSFKFSVHFSGWLLEYISKNHGDLIELLQSMVKEGRVEFFTGGYYEPILVSIPSRWRKYQIEKLNGLLGELFEVVPKGLWLTERVWDDSVICDIVECGVDYVVVDDYHFICSGFDRKQLGGYFLTESEGRILKVFPIDRELRYLIPFKPVERAVEYLKSNWGTRVLFDDGEKFGVWPGTYNWVYKSGWLESFLGKVENGEIETFLFSEVVSSEKPLGIAYLPTTSYYEMGEWALPPKRFKELKEAEEILKRSGIEGYVEKFLRGSIWKNFFVKYPESNYMHKRMLNLSFEEGSEEFKENLSKSQCNDVFWHGIFGGIYLPNLRDNFWRFLLSAQREVNRIRTYLEDLNLDGYEEGVLSSGEIFAVVSPKDGGALFELSLLNEEFNYQNVISRHREGYHYLLERRTEEKSEGILTIHERIPNLTEEERRRLSFDWHLRGSFISHFTTHLSFEEFKRETFREVSDFVNQPFETVLSDGGIILFRRGGVYLGRKFSSELRKTYKLKGRKLLFSERFKTEYPEEIFHILEFNFHFLNPEGFELQKVENSLEILDKGLSKRVLISASLPFEILHYPVETVSQSEKGVDFTVQGHCFGFCFKVKRTFSLEVNLEVKDV
- the galT gene encoding galactose-1-phosphate uridylyltransferase, which encodes MSEIRYDYLTDNWVVIAPERERRPHDYPIHVYPTKSTPSKCPFEPGKEYLTPHEIFAIREPGTSPDTPGWRVRVVPNKYPALRIENQPERKRRGIYDVIGGFGAHEVVIDTPDHFKHLHNFSIEEMKELLFVYRERMKSLYGDKRIHYVLVFKNYGREAGASLIHSHSQIIATPSIPKNVDDEVSQLRKFFRERGRCYLCDEIDYELNDTKRIVYENEKFVAYCPFASIVPFQIRISSKFHSSDFSRISEEELYSLADLMRTVFKKLHKTLINPPYNMFIRTRPPERPYPEKPDYFVGMDSFFHWHIEVFPRISVWAGFEIGGGWYINPTSPESAAKFLREVLL
- a CDS encoding glycoside hydrolase family 57 protein yields the protein MKLIFLWHMHQPVYRNGLTGEYELPYVFLHSIKDYYDMPYHVSRFKNVKVAFNLTPSLVSQIEEYASGRANCKFLRLMKKSVKELTLSEKDYLIKVIFSSSPKLFEEFELLNKLYFAYQSDRRELCRNLSNQDFLNLEVLFLLSWCGNYLKRENETVRKLREEISAYTEEDKTRLIEELLNHVGKIVPLYRELTSLGQIEVTTSPFYHPVLPLLIDMKVARESTPDVKLPAVQTPFKDDAVKQVERALSFHRKRFGEVGGVWLPEGGISEEAVSLLSNFGVEWTASDEEILFNSLQEKTGTREPLYRVYKFKRVKVLFRDKELSDLIGFTYKNWKSDDAAKDFIERLKDINRKYENPVVSVILDGENCWEFYENNGFEFREKLYREISESKWIETVKPSEVEHTEVLNRIFPGSWIGGNFLTWVGDDEKNRAWELLSLTKLQFKRGEPKSESAEEYILISEGSDWFWWFGRGHYTPFSLQFDRLFRSNLIEVYRILGKDIPDELLHPIKTSKELPSTPPKGYLHVELDGEVSNYFEWLNAGEIDLLELSTMDSSSFVMRKAYYGCDEEKNLFIRVDGNWERVKGGNLKLTVEFSGEGKEEVEFNLSENPSKGKNCSEARAVLGKLVEILIPNKCLPEAVNGKLKLILKLYMNGKLLETAPQFTPAVLDVGKDFNLDWIV